CGACAAGTGCCTCGGCGACGGCCGCCGATACCCCGAGATCTACCGCCTGAACCAGCACAAGACCCAGCCCGACGGTTCACGGCTCCAGATGGCGAGCCTGATCCGTCCCGGCTGGGTCCTCGACATGCCGGACGACGCGCGCGGCGTCCACCTCGTCTCGGCGGACGAGCCCCGGGAGAAGACCCTGCGCGACCACGCGAGCAAACCGGCCGAGCTGGACGGCCGCACGCAGTACGTGGGGGATCGCGGCGGCGCCACGGACGTCAGGAGCGGACCCGAGAAGAAAGGCACCGGCCAGGAGAAGGCGGGGGAACGAGGCGGCGTCGTCCTGCCCCTCCCTGCCATGCCACAACGCACCTACCACCTCCCACCGATGCCGAAGTCGACTGCCGTCTCCGCCATCCCCAAGGCCCCCACCGCCGAAGCCCCCGCCACCCAGGCCCCGCCAGGACAGGGTCCCGCAACTCAGGCTCCGGTGGGTCAGGCTCCAGGTGGTCAGGTCCCGGGTGGCCGAACTCCGGCAGGTCAAACTCCGATTGGTCAAGCTCCCTCAGGTCAGACCTCTGTCGGTCAGCCCTCCGCGAACCACCCCTCCGCCAATCACCCCTCCGTGGTCCAGCCCCCCGCGACCGAGGCCCCCGCGTCCCAGGCTCCCGCGACCGCGCCGCATGGCGCGAGCGGCGGGCCCGCCGAGACGTCCCCCTCGCGGCGGGTCGAGGTCCCCGAGCCTCGGCACCGGCCCGACAAGGCCGTCGAGACCGGCGGCGGCCTGGACCTGATCGACTACCTGGCCGGAGGATCGCTCGCCGCCGCCGGTCTGCTCGTCGCGCTCGGCCGGCGCCGCCGCGAACAGCTCTGGCACCGCGCGTTCGGCCACCGCATCACCCGGCCACGCGGCGACGCCGCCGGGGCCGAGGTCGCGCTGCGCCTCGGGTCCGACGCGCCAGGCAGCCGCATGCTCGACCACGGGCTCCGCATGCTCGGCAAGCTCCTCGCCGAGCAGGGCCGCGTACCCCCCACCATCTACGCCGTCCACCTGTCCGCACGCGGCCTCGACCTGTGGATCCACCCCCCGGACCCCGGGGCCCCCGAGCCGTTCGAAGCCCACGACGCCGGACGCACGTGGCGGCTGCCGGCCCACGAGGGACGGGCCATCGACGAGCACGCGCTGCTGGACGCCGCCGCGCCGTACCCGGGCCTGGTGTCGCTCGGCGTCACCGACGGCGGACGCGTCCTGATCGACCTGGAGGCCGCGCAAGGCGTCATCGCCATGACCGGCCACCGGGTGCGAGACGCGCTCGCCGCGCTCGCCGTCGAACTCGTCACCAACCGGTGGTCCGACCAGATGCGGGTCACGCTCGTCGGCTTCGGCGGCGACCTCGTCACCATCGCGCCTGACCGGGTGCGCGCCGTGGGGAGTTTCGCCGAGGTACTGCCTGAGCTGGAGGCCAGAGCCGCCGAGATGGTCGCCGCCGACGCGCGGGTGCTCACCGGCCGCATCCACGGCGGCGCCGCCGACCCGGTGTGGCCGCCGCACTTCCTGCTGTCCGCCATCGCGCCGGACCCCACCGAGGCCGAACGGCTCACGCGCCTCGGCCGCGCCGGGAGCCGCATGGCCGCCGGGTACGTCATCGCCGGTGACGTACCGCACGCCACCTGGACGTGGGAGGTCACCGAGGACGGCAAGGCCAGGGTCGACGCGCTCGGCGTCATGGTCAACGCGCAACTCCTGCCCCGGCGGCACTACGACGCCGTGATCGACCTGTTCCGCACCGCCGGACGCCACGAAGGCGAACCGGTGCGCGAGGAGGAAGGCCCCCCGCGCGAGTTCACCACCTCGCCGTCGGTCACCATCCGCATCCTCGGCCCCATCGAGATCGGCCCCGTGCCTCCCCTGGAGGAAGGCCGTGCCGAGCTCGCCTGCGAGATGGTCGTGTACCTCGCCGCGCACCCCGGCGGCGTCCACCCCGTGGTGCTCGGCGGCATCCTGTGGCCCCGCGGCGTCCAGGCCGTCGTCCGCGACGCCACCATCGCACGCGTCACCGAATGGCTCGGCACCGACAGCCAGGGCCGCCCCAACCTCCGCACCGACGACACCGGCCGCCTCCGCCTCGGCCCCGAGGTCCGCTCCGACTGGCAGCTGTTCCGCGAACTCGTCCGCCGTTCCCACGACGACCCCAGCGCCAGAGCCGTCCTCCTCGAAAAAGCCCTCGGCCTGGTCCGCGGCCCCCTCCTCGCCGCACGTCCACGATCCCGCTACGCCTGGCTCGCCGCCGACGAACTCGAATACGAGGTCACCGCCAGCGTCGCCGACGCCGCACACCGCCTCTGCGAGATCCGCCTGGCCCACGACGACGCCGAAGGCGCCGTGGCCGCCGTCCGAGCCGGCCTCCTCCTGGCCGCCGACGACGAAGGCCTGTGGCGCGACCTCCTGAGAGCAGCCCACGCCACCGCCGACCCCCTGAACCTCCGCGCCGTAGTGGACGCCCTCCACCGCCGAGCCAACTCCCATCCCTACGGCGGCGGCATGTCCCCAGAAACCGAATCCCTGATAGACGAACTCCTCCCCACCTGGCGCCTCCACAGCCTCCCCTCCGCCTAGAAGGACTCCTCCCACCTGGCGCTTCCAATCCCCCCTAACAGGACCCCCATGCCCCCACCGACACCGTCCTCCACCCCCCGCCACGAGCCCCGTCCCCTCCCCGCCCACCTCGGACCACCCTTCGGCGCCGACGCGGTGGGACGTGGTGCGGCGAATCCGGCGCCTTGCACGGCGGTCGACCGGACATGGGCCGGTGATGGAAATGTCCTGCAGTCCACCCTCGTCCCTACGCACCGCAGACACCCCCTGCTGTGCCGTACCGGTTCCCGTGCGCCGCGTACCGGTTCCCGTGCGCCGCGTACCGGTTCCCGTGCGCCGCGTACCGGTCCCCACGCGCCGCGTACCGGTTCTCGTGCGCCGCGTACCGGTCCCCACGCACCGCGTACCGGTCCCCACGCACCGCGTACCGGTCCCCACGCACCGCGCGCCAGGTCCCTCCCCGCGACCCACCCATCCCCACCCACCAGATGCTCGCTCTTCGGCGCCGACGCGGTGGGACGTGGTGCGGCGAATCCGGCGCCTTTTGCGGCGATCGGCCGACAAGGGTGGCCAACTCATGCCGATACCCGCAAACCAGTGGTTGAGTGGAGTGACGTGTGATTAGCGTCGGCACCATGCGGATGCGGGTCGTCCTGGCCGCCGTCGTGTTCCTGAGCAGCGGATGCTCGGCCGCCGGCGCGGACCGTCCGTTCACCCCGGGTGGCGGGGACGCGGCTCCGCCGGTGACCGCGAAACCCGGTGCCGGTCTCTCCGACCCGCGGACGAAGACCATCGAGGCAGGCACGCTCACCGTGCAGGTCGAGTCCCCGGCGGGCCTCACCCAGGCGCAGCAGGCGATTGTGGACGCCTTCACCACCGGCTACGTCAGCTCCTGGAAGGCCGTCACCAGCCAGGGCGAGGACGACGGGTACCTCAAGGCGGCCGAGGAGCAGGCGGCCAGGGACAGCTACACCTGGGTGAAGGGCTTCGTCGACCAGGGCCGGTCCGCGGCCGGCACGGCCAAGCTGTACGCCATCCAGGTCCCGGCCGTCGCGGGCCGAGGCGCCGAGGTGGACGCCTGCGTGGACGAGTCCGGCATCCAGGTCACCGATGCCGGCACCGGCAGTCCGCTGGCGGACCAGCCGAACTGGACCAAACCCCCCACCGCCGTCTACCTCCAGGTGGCAGCACTGCGCAGAGGCGACGACGGCCGGTGGCGGGTGAAGGCGTACATGCACGCCACCTACCCCCACGAGCGTGCCAAGGAGTGCCGCCGATGAGAGCCCTTCTCCTGTCGTTGGCCCTGACCGCGACCACCTTGAGCCTCACCCCGCTGACCGGCACCCCGCTGACAGTCACCCCCCTGACCGGCACTTCGCTGACGGCCGCTCCCGGAGGCGACCCCGGCGGCCCGCGCGGTGACAGCTTCGGCAGCGGCCGTACCAGAGGCGTGATCCTGCGCAACTCCAAGATCGTCGTCAGCGGCAACGGACTAGGTGGCAAGAGCGACGGCTACCGCGTCCAGCGTCCCTGCTGGTACGAGCCCGGCGACAAGGCCGACGACATGCTCGAACGCCAGGAGGACGTCCGCGACTACTGGTTCCACACCAACCCGGACGGCACCACGGAGGACTTCGACAAGTTTCTCAAGCAGTACAAGGACAAGGTCGGCGAGGACGGCCGCTGGTGGACCCCCGCCTACAACGCCGCTGACCCCAACGGCCTCGCCTGCTGGTCGGGCCTCGAAGGCGCCGTCTGGGTCCCCGCCGGCCAGACCCCACCGGCCGGCATCACCCTGGCCGAGCTGTACCAACTCGCGAGGGCCGCGCTGACCGTCCCCGAGCCGACCATCAACCTCAGCCCTGACGTGAAGAGCTACGTCAACCTCCCCACCTGGGTCTGGCTGACCGGCGTAGGCGCCACCACCCGCTCCGTCACCGCCGAACTCCCCGGCGTCATGTCGGCCACGGTCACCGCGACCCTGTCCCGCATCGACATCGACCCCGGCACCACAGGCAACCGCGCGGAGGTCAAGGAGAACTGCGGCCCCACTGGCCACCCGTACGTCAAAGGCGGCACCTGGACCTGCGGCGTCCGCTACCTCCGCTCCTCCGCCGACCACCCCCAGGACGCCTACCAGCTCACGGTCACCACGACCTGGCCGGTGACCGGCGGCGCCGGCTTCACCTTCGACCCGGTGGTGGTCGACGCCGTCCGCCAGATCCCCGTAGGCGAGGTCCAGACCACCGTCCGGGAATCCGGCAAGAACTGACCTACGACCCCACGAAAACGCACACCACGCGATTCGGCCGCCAACGCTCGAACAGACCTCTCACCCGTACGGATCTCGCCGGCAGCTCTCACAGCCCGGCGAGATCCGCCAGCACCCGCGCCTGCGTCATCACCTCGACCCCGTCGTACCCGTACTCCAGCCCCCACAGCGCCGCCTCCACCCGCCGCGCCACCCCCCACGCTGCCAGCCGCCGCACATCCTCTCCCACGGCGTCCGCCACCAGAGCGAGGCGGCCGGCCAGCACACGGGGAGGGTCCGGCCGGCGGAAGGGATCGTCGACCTGCTCAAGGAGCGGCCACGGGTCGTACGCCGGATCGCCGAGCATGGGTTTGGCGTCGATGACCAGCCAGGGCTGCCGCCGAGCGGTGAGGACGTTCCCCGGGTTGAAGTCCCCGTGGACCACGACGGTACGGGACGCCGTAGCCGGGAGCGTACGCAGCAGTTCCGCGCCGTGCGCGACCAGTCCGGGATCGAACGCCGGCCGCAGCCGCCCCATGCGGTTTTCCACCAGATCGGCCCACTCGGCCGTGACGTCACCGAGAGATTCCAAGCGCGAGTCGGCCGGTGGCGGAACCCACAGCCGTTCGAGCAGATCGGCCCCGATCAGAAGGCGCTCCTCAGCCGGCAGATCACCGGCCGCCTCCAGGGCCGTACCAGGCTCGCACGGCTCCAGCAGCAAGGCGTAGACCTCCGGATCGTGCCGCAGCAGCCGCACTGCGCCGTCCCCGTCCCACACCCGCAACGCCTCGGCCTCCCCGGCCGCCTCCCGGTGCGGCCAGCAGACCTTGAGCACGGCAGAGTCGCCGTCGGAGAGCAGTACCGGAGCCACCCACGAGCAACTCCCCCCGTGGTACGGCCGTCCGAGCCGCAACGACCACCGGTCCCGCAACTCGTCCACGAGCCGCGGCAGACCAGCCAGCCACTCGCGCGCGTCGGCACGACGGCTCAGCGTCGCGACGACAGGAAGCGAGGAAGGGAAGAGATCCACGCGAGCTTCGGACATAGCCAAACATTAGAGGCGCCAGTGAGTCGTACTCCTGATCGAATCCCGAAAAGTAGCGGCCGGCGGCGGCCATCCGGGACATCGACATCCCGGAAGACCTCGGACGACATCCGATCAGGAACGGTCTTCGTCGTCACCGGCATTCAGGGAAATATCGGTATGACCTCACCTGGCGCTACTGCATACGCGCGGATCGTTCTCACCGTTCAGCGGGGCTCGCTCGGCTGTCAGGGCATCACCAGAGCGCTTGGTCCGAGGAGGACCTTGATGTCGCCGGCGAAGGCTCCGCCGGTGACGTCGACCGCGTAGTCGGGGAGGGCTACCAGTTGGATCTTGCGGTTGAGGCGTTCCACGCGGAGGCGGACGGGGGTGTCTCCTGGGTGGGCCTGGAAGATGCGCTTCAGTTCGTGGACGAGTTCCTTGTCGATTCGTTCTTCGCGGAGTGCGATGACGATGGGTTCACGGCCGTCGTCTTGGACGCCGCTGATGTCGAGGAAGGTGATGTCGGTGGCGTTGAAGGAGACGGTGGCGTCTTCGCCGTCGCCGCGGGAGCGGATTCGGCCGGTCACTGAGACGACGAGGTCGGGGGCCAGGTTGCTGCCGTACAGCTGGTAGGTCTGGGGGAAGCAGGGGACCTCGATGGAGGCGTCGTAGTCCTCGATCTTGAGGATGGCCCAGACGTCGCCTTTTTTGGTGACCTTCTTGTCCACGCCGGAGATGATGCCGGCGATGCGGACGTTGCCGAACTCGGTCTGGCGGTCGAGGACCTGGGCTATGGTCAGGTCGCGGTTGCGTTCGATGATGCGTTCGGCGCCGTTGAGTGGGTGGTCGGAGACGTAGAGGCCGAGCATTTCCCGTTCGAAGGAGAGTTTGACTTTTTTGTCCCATTCGCCTTCGGGGATGGGGACCTGGAAGACGCTGCTGTTCGCGTCGTCGTCGTCGAAGGCGCCGAAGAGGGAGTCCTGGCCCAGGGCCTCTTTGCGCTTCACGTCGATGACGGAGTCCACGGCCTGGTCGTGGATCTGGATGAGGCCCTTGCGTGAGTGGCCGAGGCCGTCGAAGGCTCCGGCTTTGATGAGGGACTCTATGGTTCGCTTGTTGCAGACGACCTGCGGGACCTTGCGCAGGAAATCGTTGAAGTCGGTGTAGGCGCCTTTTTGGGTGCGCGCGGAGATGACGCCGTTGATGGCGTTCTCACCGACGTTCTGGACGGCACCGAGGCCGAAGCGGACGTCCTCGCCGACGGCGCTGAAGCGCAGGCCTGACTCGTTGACGTCCGGGGGGAGGACTTTGACCTTCATGCGGCGGCACTCGGCGAGGTACAGCGCCATTCGGTCCTTGTTGGTGCCGACCGAGGTGAGCAGGGCCGCCATGTACTCGGCGGGGTAGTTGGCCTTGAGGTAGGCGGTCCAGTAGGAGACCAGTCCGTAGCCGGCGGTGTGGGACTTGTTGAATCCGTAGGAGCTGAACGGTTCCAGGACGTCCCAGACCGCCTTGGCGGCTTCCTTGGTGTAGCCCTTGTCGATCATGCCGGAGGAGAAGGTGGCCCACTGTTTGTCCATCTCCTCCTTTTTCTTCTTACCCATGGCCCGGCGCAGGATGTCGGCGCCGCCGAGGGTGTAGCCGGCCAGTTGCTGCGCGATCGCCATGACCTGCTCCTGGTAGACCACCAGGTGGTAGGTCGTGCCGAGGATCGGGTCCAGGGCTTCCTTGAGGCTCGGATGGATCGGCGTGATCTCTTGCTGTCCGGCCTTGCGCAGCGCGTAGTTGGTGTGCGCGTTGGCTCCCATGGGGCCGGGACGGCCGAGCGCGAGGACCGACGAGATGTCTTCGAACCGTGCCGGTGCGATCAGCTTGGTGAGGTCGCGCATCATCGAACTGTCGAGCTGGAAGACGCCGAGCGTGTCGCCTCGGGCCAGCAGCTCGTAGGTCTTCTTGTCGTCCAGCGACAGGCTGAGCATGTCGAGGTCGATGCCGCGGTTGTCCTTCACGTTCTGCACGGCGTCACCGATGACGGTGAGGTTGCGCAGACCGAGGAAGTCCATCTTCAACGCACCCATGTTCTCCGAACTGGGGCCGTCGAATCCGGTGATGCGTGCCCCGTCGTCGGGACGCATGAAGATCGGCATGACGTCGATCAGCGGCTGGGACGACAGGATGACACCGGCGGCGTGGACGCCGGTGCCTCTGGTCAGGCCTTCCAGTCCGAGCGCCGTGTCGATGACCCGCTTGACGTCGGCGTCCTCCTGGTACAGGGCACGCAGCTCGGTCGCCTCGGCGTACCGGGGGTGCTTCTCGTCGAAGATGCCGGTGAGCGGGATCTCCTTGCCCATGACGGCAGGCGGGAAGGCCTTGGTGATCTTCTCACCTACGGGGAACGGATAACCGAGCACCCGCGCCGCGTCCTTGACGGCCGCCTTCGACTTGATCGTCATGTAGGTGATGATCAGCGAGACGTTGTCCTCGCCGTACTTCTCGGTGACATAACGGATCATGTCCCCGCGCCGGCGCTCGTCGAAGTCCAGGTCGACGTCCGGCATCGAGATGCGCTCGGGATTGAGGAACCGCTCGAAGAGCAACGAGTGCTCGATGGGGTCCAGCTCGGTGATGCCGGTGACGTACGCCACCATGGAGCCGGTGGCGGAACCTCGGCCCGGGCCGAGCCAGATGTTGTTGTCCCGCGCGTACTGGCAGATGTCGGCGACGACGAGGAAGTAACCCGGGAAGCCCATGCCTTCGATGACGCCGAGCTCGTAGTCGATCCGCTCCATCACATGAGCGGGCACCGGATCGCCGTACCGGTTCACCGCGCCGCGGTAGGCCTCCTTGCGGAGCCAGCTCATCTCGGTCTCCCCGTCGGGGACCGGGAACTTCGCGGCGAGGTCGCGGTGGGAGAACACCTCGTCGTAGGACTCGACCCGCTCGGCGATGACCAGGGTGTTCCGGCACCCGTCGGCCCAGACGTCGGAGCTCGGGTCCAGAGCCCGCATCTCCTCGGCGGACCGCACGTAGTAGCCGTTGCCGGAGAACCGGAACCTGTTGGGGTCGCTCAGCAGGGAGTTGGTGCCGACGCAGAGCAAGGCGTCATGGGCCGTGGCCTGGTCCTCGGTGACGTAATGGGAGTCGTTGGTCACCAGAGGCGGGATGTCGAGGGTCTTCCCGATCCGCAACAGGTCGTCGCGGACCCCGGTCTCGATCGGGATCCCCCCGTGATCCATGATCTCCAGGAAGTAGTTCTCCCGGCCGAAGATCTCCTGGTACTTGGCGGCGTGTTCCAGCGCCTTGTCGAACTGGCCGAGCCGGAGCCGGGTCTGCACGGCCCCGGAAGGACAGCCGGTCGTGGCGACGATGCCTTCGTGGTAGCGGTCGAACAGCTCGTCGTCCATGCGGGGGTACTTCTTCATGTGGCCTTCCAGGGAGGCCAGCGAAGAAATGCGGAAGAGGTTGCGCAACCCCTGAGCGTTGACGGCCCACATGGTCTTGTGCAGATAGGTGCCGCTCGCCGAGACGTCGCCGCCGAGGCCGGTACGTTCGTCGGACTTGCGCTGGTGGGGCTCCCCCCAGAAGACGGGCCGCTTGTAGTGGCGTGACTCCGGGCTGACGTAGCCCTCGATCCCGATGATCGGCTTCACGCCGGCGGCCTTGGTCTTGGACTGGAACTCGTACGCACCGAACAGGTTGCCGTGGTCGCTCATCGCGATCGCCGGCATGCCGAGCTCGGCCGCGCGGGCCGCCAGCTTGCTGATCTTCGCCGCACCGTCCAGCATCGAGTACTCAGTGTGAACATGCAGGTGAACGAACGAATCAGCCACAGGGGATCTCGGCCTTTCCTCGTGGGGTTGGCGGTGACGCAACTCTACCGAGGGACGGGTGGGACTGGTCGAGCATGGGGGAAAACGTGCGATCAGCGCGTCCGTGGCCCGCCTGCCGATCCGGTGAGCCGCCTAGATGGCCCCCTCGTGGCGGAGCAGCCATTCCTTGACGGCGGTGCCGTAGTAGTAGCCGCCGAAGCGGCGGTTGCCGGTGGCGGGGAGGATGCGGTGGCAGGGGACGAACGGGGCGATGAGGTTCTGTGCGCAGGCGGAGCCGGCGGCGCGCGCGGCGGTCCGTGGGAGGCCCGCCTGCTCGGCCAGGTCGGCGTAGGTGATCGTGGTGCCCGCGGGGACGGCGCGCAGCGCGGTGAGGAGGCGCAGGCGGGTGGGGGTGCCGGGTTGCTCCAGCGCTACGGCGTCCAGCGCGAAGAGGTCGCCGTCCAGGTAGTCGCGTACCGCTTGGGTGGGTTTGCCGAGGTCGGCGACCTGGCGCAGGGGGAGAGCCCGCAAGGATTCGGGGAGGCGGGTGTGCATCTCGGCGGGGTCCGCGGTGTAGCCCGCCGCCACGAGGACGTCGTCGTGGGTGAGCAGCGACAGGGGGCCGGTGGGGGTCGGGAGGACCTGCGCGTCGATGGTCATGATGAGCTCCAGGGGTGGGGTTCCGGGGTCAGGAGGCGTGCCAGAGATGGACGGCGGCGTAGGCCCGCCAGGGACGCCAGCGGTCGGGCTCGTGGCCGGGGATGTCCAGTGACTCCATGGCGCGCAGCAGGACGAGGTCCTTGGCGGGCCAGGCGTCGGGGTCGCGCAGCGCGCGCATGGTGACGTAGCCGGTGGTCCAGGGACCGATGCCGGGGACGGTCATGAGCAGGGCCGCGGTGTCGGCGGGGTCGGCGCCGCCGTCCAGGTGGAGGTCGCCGGCGGCGACGAGAGTGGCCAGCGTTCTGAGGGTTTCCACGCGACGGGTGGTCAGGCCGAGCCCGCCGAGGTCGGTCTCCGCGAGCCGGGCCGCGGTCGGGAAGAGCAGGTGGGGGGTGCCGTCGGCGGGGGGACGTACGGCGGTGCCTGCTCTCGCGGCGATGCGGCCGAGCAGGGTGCGGGCTCCGGAGACCGAGATCTGCTGGCCGGCGACGGCGCGGACCGCGAGTTCGAAGCCGTCGAACGCGCCTGGCACACGCAGGCCGGGACGCCGGTCGAGCAGCGGGGCGAGCGCGGTGGGGCCGAGGGCCGCGGCGATGGCGTGCGGGTCGGCGTCCAGGTCGAACAGGTGGCGGCAGCGGGCCACGATCCGCGCGAGCCGCCGGGTGTCGTCCAGGGTGACCGACAGCTTCAGGTGTCCCGCGGCGGGGGTCACCGTGACGACTCCGCCGGGGACGGCGCGCCGGTAGTGGTCCGGGCCGGCGTCCTCGACGCCGGGTACGGCACGCGCCGCGAGGAACGCGAACATCGCCTCGGCGTCGTACGGCCCCCGGTACGCGAGGCGCAGTGTCACCGCTCCGCCGGCGTCCGGCGGCCGTCCGGCGGCGGCCCGCAGGTCGGTGGGGGAGAAGCGGTACGCCTCGCGCATGCTCGCGTTGAACTGGCGGACGCTGCCGAACCCCGCCGCGAACGCCACGTCGGTCACCGGCAGCGCCGTCTCGGTGAGCAGTTGCTTGGCCAGCAGCAGCCGCCGGGTGCGCGCCACCGCGAGCGGCCCGGCGCCGAGGCGCGTGGTGAAGGTCCGCAGCAGGTGGCGCGGCGTGACGTGCAACCGGTCCGCGAGGCCCGTCACGCCGTACTCGTCGGCGACCCCGTCGTCGATGAGCCGCAACGCGCGGCCCACCAGGTCGGAGTGCACGTCCCACCCGGGGTCGCCGGGGCTGAGCTCGGGACGGCAGCGCCGGCACGGCCGGAACCCGGCCGCCTCGGCCGCCGCCGCGTGCCGGTAGAACCGCACGTTCCGCCGGGCCGGTGTGCGCGCGGGACAGATGGGCCGGCAGTAGATCCCGGTCGAGGTGACGGCCGTGTAGAACCGTCCGTCGAATCGTGTGTCGCGTGCGCTGACCGCGCGGTAGCACGAGTCGAAGTCGAGCGTCTGTGGGGTCACGTGTACGACGATAGGCGCTGCTCCCCGCGGACCACCGGCGGAAAACGGACCTCGCCGTGACCGCGGGGAGCGCTGTCAGTCGCGTGTGCCCTCGACCAGCCAGTGGGTGCCGGAGATCTGTACGCCGGCCGGGGTCAGGTGCGGGAGCAGGGCTTCGGCGAGGATGTGGCGCGCGGTTTCCTGAGTGAGGCCGGTGGTCTCCTGGAGGGCTCGTAGCGGGCCGCTGTTGAGGTAGAAGCCGGTGGCGGTGGTGAGGTCGGGGCCGAAGCCGAGTGGAGCCCGCAGGGGTTTGACGCGGACGTCGGTGTAGCCGGCCCTGTGCAGGACGGTGGTGATGTGGACGGGGTCGGCCAGGGAGAACATCGACGAGTCGGGGAGGCCGGGCCGGCCGAGGTGGTGGCACAGGGCCGTCATGGGGGTGGTGTACCAGGGGCTGGCGCTCATGGGGCCGGGGCAGACGAAGACGAGGCGGCCGCCGGAGCGCAGGGCCGTGGCGACGTTGGCGAAGGCGGCCACGGGGTCGGCGAAGAACATGACACCGAAGCGGCTGATCGCCACGGTGAACGAACCGGGGACGAACGGGTGGCACTGGACGTCGGCGCGCAGGAACGTCGCGTTGGCGAGACCCGCGGCGGCGGCCCTCTCCTTGGCGCGGCGGAGCATGACGTCGGACAGGTCGACGCCGTGAGCGCGCCCCTGTGGCGCTCGCGACGCCGCGATGAGAGTGGTCTCACCGGTGCCGCATCCGATGTCGAGGACGTGGTCGTGCGGTCCGACGGCGGCGGCCGCCAGCAGCGCGTCGGTGATCTCACCGGCGTCTCCTCGTTCGCTGTGTTCGGCCCAGTTGTCCCCTTCGGGGCCGTTCCAGGCGTCCGCCTGAACCGTGTTGAGTGTTTCGTCCATGTCGTGCCTTTCAGTTCGTGGCCTGCGCGACGAGCCGCAGGCCGACGGCGGCCAGGCCACCGCCGAGGATCCGCTGGCGCTCGATGCGCCGGAGCATGGTGTGGACCCGCGCGCCGGCCTCGTTGTCGGTGAGCCGGTCGGTG
The window above is part of the Sphaerisporangium rubeum genome. Proteins encoded here:
- a CDS encoding AlkA N-terminal domain-containing protein produces the protein MTPQTLDFDSCYRAVSARDTRFDGRFYTAVTSTGIYCRPICPARTPARRNVRFYRHAAAAEAAGFRPCRRCRPELSPGDPGWDVHSDLVGRALRLIDDGVADEYGVTGLADRLHVTPRHLLRTFTTRLGAGPLAVARTRRLLLAKQLLTETALPVTDVAFAAGFGSVRQFNASMREAYRFSPTDLRAAAGRPPDAGGAVTLRLAYRGPYDAEAMFAFLAARAVPGVEDAGPDHYRRAVPGGVVTVTPAAGHLKLSVTLDDTRRLARIVARCRHLFDLDADPHAIAAALGPTALAPLLDRRPGLRVPGAFDGFELAVRAVAGQQISVSGARTLLGRIAARAGTAVRPPADGTPHLLFPTAARLAETDLGGLGLTTRRVETLRTLATLVAAGDLHLDGGADPADTAALLMTVPGIGPWTTGYVTMRALRDPDAWPAKDLVLLRAMESLDIPGHEPDRWRPWRAYAAVHLWHAS
- a CDS encoding class I SAM-dependent methyltransferase; the protein is MDETLNTVQADAWNGPEGDNWAEHSERGDAGEITDALLAAAAVGPHDHVLDIGCGTGETTLIAASRAPQGRAHGVDLSDVMLRRAKERAAAAGLANATFLRADVQCHPFVPGSFTVAISRFGVMFFADPVAAFANVATALRSGGRLVFVCPGPMSASPWYTTPMTALCHHLGRPGLPDSSMFSLADPVHITTVLHRAGYTDVRVKPLRAPLGFGPDLTTATGFYLNSGPLRALQETTGLTQETARHILAEALLPHLTPAGVQISGTHWLVEGTRD